The Henckelia pumila isolate YLH828 unplaced genomic scaffold, ASM3356847v2 CTG_461:::fragment_3, whole genome shotgun sequence genome window below encodes:
- the LOC140871642 gene encoding serine/arginine-rich splicing factor RSZ22A-like: protein MSRVYVGNLDPRVTERELEDEFRVFGVIRSVWVARRPPGYAFIDFDDRRDAQDAIKELDGKNGWRVELSHNSRGGGGSGGGGGGGGGGGGGGGGGGGRGRSGSDLKCYECGEPGHFARECRMRGGSGRRRSRSPPSRYRRSPSYGRSPRGGRSPRRRSVSPRARSYSRSPIRGRDEVPYANGNGVRAERRRSRS from the exons ATGTCTCGAGTGTACGTCGGAAATTTGGATCCTCGAGTCACTGAGCGGGAGCTTGAGGATGAATTTCGAGTGTTTGGTGTCATCAGAAG CGTATGGGTTGCGAGGAGACCCCCTGGTTATGCTTTCATTGATTTTGACGACCGAAGAGATGCACAAGATGCCATCAAGGAACTTGATG GAAAAAATGGCTGGAGAGTTGAGCTTTCACACAACTCCAGAGGTGGGGGTGGGAGTgggggtggaggtggaggtggaggtggaggtggaggtggaggtggaggtggtggCGGTCGTGGTCGTTCTGGTTCAGATTTGAAATGCTATGAATGTGGAGAGCCTGGCCATTTTGCCCGTGAGTGCCGAATGCGGGGAGGTTCTGGAAGGCGTAGGAGTCGCAGCCCCCCTTCTAGATATCGCAGGAGCCCAAGTTATGGTCGAAG TCCTCGTGGTGGTCGTTCACCCAGACGTCGCAGTGTGTCACCCAGGGCTCGCAGCTACAGCAGGTCACCAATTCGTGGACGAGATGAAGTGCCATATGCGAATGG AAATGGCGTGAGGGCCGAAAGACGTAGAAGCAGGAGCTGA
- the LOC140871390 gene encoding pentatricopeptide repeat-containing protein At1g34160, whose product MMIPIPIPIPIPNPIISLAQLQQIHGHLLSSGLFHFYPSRSKFLDSCAASALPYAAAIFSRIPLPLTNDWNAIIRGHAQSHHPINALVTFLAMLRRASCRPDALTCSFFLKACARALAVTEAFQMHARVLKSGFQADVLLQTTLLDAQAKCGELDNALKLFYEMSRKDIASWNALISGLAQGNRPFEALELFKEMGHGCGMMPNDVTVLGALSACSQLGAVREGDGVYEYIRNNGLDENVIVCNAVIDMYAKCGLVDKACSVFEGMKCRRSVITWNTMIMGFAMDGDGVRALQIFNCMDGGRLGGPMPDDVTYLAALCACNHAGMVEEGLRVFRLMDKHGVRKNVKHYGSVVDLLGRAGRLDEAYEIIVCMPVFPDVVLWQTLLGASKTHGNVGMAENASRNLVEMGSSTCGDFVLLSNVYAAQKRWNDVGKVRGAMMSRDVKKIPGFSYMEVNGAIFKFFNGDKGHPNWRQIYWKLEEISIQIREFGYAPQTNFVLHDIGDEEKANALCYHSEKLAVAFGLISTDEGTSINIYKNLRICGDCHVVIKLISKLYGRKIIVRDRTRFHRFEEGSCSCKDYW is encoded by the coding sequence ATGATGATTCCGATTCCGATTCCGATTCCAATTCCAAATCCCATTATTTCTTTGGCGCAATTGCAACAAATCCACGGCCACCTGCTGAGCAGCGGCCTCTTCCATTTTTATCCCTCCCGCTCTAAGTTTCTCGACTCCTGCGCTGCTTCCGCACTTCCCTACGCTGCCGCTATCTTCTCCCGCATTCCTCTCCCTCTCACCAATGACTGGAACGCCATTATTCGAGGGCACGCCCAGAGCCACCATCCCATCAATGCCCTCGTTACCTTTCTTGCCATGCTACGACGTGCTTCATGCAGGCCCGACGCTCTCACTTGCTCCTTCTTCCTCAAGGCCTGCGCCCGGGCTTTGGCGGTAACCGAGGCTTTTCAAATGCATGCCCGAGTTCTCAAGTCCGGGTTTCAGGCTGATGTTTTGCTGCAAACCACATTGCTCGATGCTCAAGCTAAATGTGGGGAGTTGGACAATGCGCTCAAACTGTTTTATGAAATGTCCAGGAAAGATATCGCCAGCTGGAACGCTCTTATTTCTGGGCTGGCGCAAGGGAACAGACCCTTCGAAGCTCTGGAGCTGTTTAAGGAAATGGGACATGGGTGTGGGATGATGCCCAATGATGTCACGGTTCTTGGGGCACTCTCGGCGTGCTCGCAGCTCGGTGCGGTCAGAGAGGGTGATGGAGTTTACGAGTACATTAGAAACAATGGGTTGGACGAGAATGTGATAGTTTGTAATGCGGTGATTGATATGTATGCGAAATGTGGGTTGGTGGATAAGGCATGCAGCGTGTTTGAGGGAATGAAGTGTCGTCGAAGTGTGATTACATGGAACACCATGATCATGGGCTTTGCAATGGATGGTGATGGAGTGAGAGCATTGCAAATTTTTAATTGCATGGATGGAGGCAGGTTGGGGGGGCCAATGCCGGATGATGTCACTTATTTAGCTGCCCTGTGTGCTTGTAATCATGCAGGGATGGTGGAGGAAGGATTGAGGGTTTTCAGGTTGATGGATAAACATGGAGTGCGCAAAAATGTGAAGCATTATGGGAGTGTTGTGGACTTGTTGGGAAGAGCTGGCAGGCTGGACGAGGCATATGAGATTATAGTGTGTATGCCTGTGTTTCCAGATGTGGTGCTCTGGCAAACTCTTTTAGGTGCCTCTAAAACACATGGGAATGTTGGAATGGCAGAAAATGCATCAAGAAATCTGGTGGAGATGGGATCGAGTACTTGTGGGGATTTTGTGTTGTTGTCCAACGTCTATGCGGCACAAAAGCGATGGAATGATGTTGGGAAGGTGAGAGGGGCAATGATGAGTAGGGATGTTAAGAAGATTCCTGGATTTAGCTATATGGAAGTGAATGGTGCAATATTCAAGTTTTTCAATGGTGATAAAGGCCATCCAAATTGGAGACAGATTTATTGGAAACTAGAGGAGATCAGTATTCAGATACGAGAATTTGGATATGCTCCACAAACTAATTTTGTGCTGCATGATATAGGAGATGAGGAAAAGGCGAACGCGCTTTGTTACCATAGCGAGAAGTTGGCTGTGGCATTTGGTTTGATTAGTACGGATGAGGGGACCTCCATTAACATATATAAGAATCTCAGGATATGTGGGGATTGTCATGTGGTGATCAAGCTCATATCAAAACTTTATGGTCGGAAAATTATTGTGAGGGATAGAACAAGATTTCATAGATTCGAGGAGGGGTCTTGTTCCTGCAAAGACTATTGGTAG